The following is a genomic window from Geobacillus subterraneus.
TCATCTATAGTAACAATGCGTGAGTATTTTTCTTTGTTTTCATATTCCTCGAGCGTTTCAATGATTTTCTGGACATGTTTGGAAGTCAAATATTTCTGTGTTCTTGTCCGCTCATAATCCCCTTCGGCATTAATGAATTGCACTTTGCCTTTTTTGTGGCTTGGTTTATGTTTATTCAATAGAAGAAGCGCCACCTGAATACCCGTTCCGCTAAATAAATTGTTTGGAAGGGAAACAATGCTTTCGATTACATCGTCTTTTAATAGGATGGAACGAATTTTTCTTTCTGCCGCACCTCTAACCAGTGTTCCAAAAGGAACGATTAATGCCGCTTTCCCTTCCTGATTTAAAGACGCCAATGCATGTAATATAAAGGAATAATCTCCTTGTGATTTAGATGGAAGATCATATAATTCAAATCGATGATAAGGGTCATTGATGGCAAACTCATATCCCCAATCTCTTAAACCGAATGGGAAATTCATCATAATATAGTCAAATTGCATCAGACGCCCATTTTCGAGCCATTTCGGGTCACGAATGGTATCACCCAATTTCATATCTCCCTGTTCTGGCAAGATATGATTGACAAACAAATTCAGCTTGCCAATAACATATAACTCTTCGTTAATCTCTTGTCCATAAACAGAAATATCTTTTCCTTTGCCTTTAGCGTATCGGTAGGCATCAACCAGTATATTTGCAATTCCAGCGGTTCCGTCATATACGGATCCCGTAATTGGCTTTAATGCCTGAATCATTAGCTGTGACAGGCCATCAGGTGTGAAGTCATAACCTTTTGAAGATGCAAGCAGCTCTTTTATTAATGTTTCAAAAAAAACTGTCGTAGCCTCGTTATTTTGATACTCCGTTTTCGTTAATCCATATCGTTCAAGAAGGACCACTAATTTATAAAGAGTGGTTTCCTCGATGTTCTTGAATGTATCGTTAAGAAACACGCCAGAGAGTGAAGGCTCTATGCTTTCAAGCGTACGGTATAAAGATTGGATGGTCTCTTTTACATTTCCGCGGCGATTTTTAAGTTCTTCCCTTGTTATGATGTTTGTGAGCTTCTCACCATATTTTTCATTCTCCATGGCAAAAAACAAAGTATGCAGCTTTAATAATTCTATTACTAATCCTTTTTCCATTTCCTTCTTGTCGAATTGATTTGTCAATTCATAAATAAACGGTAATGCTTTTTCGTTGTTCATCACATTTCCTCCTTAATTTTTTCAAAAGGAATTTTCGATTCCTTTATTAGATTGGATTGGTACAAAAAAATTTCCTTATGCAAAAGATTGTTCATTGTATTGTGACGCTAAAACAAGGTATAACTGATGATCCTTACGTTGTAAATATAGCATATCGATGAATTTTTATAAAGGGTATTTTTAATTCTTTTTATGTTTGGTTACGATTCCTCAAAAAACAGGAATTATGAACCATAATTTGAGCCATGATAAATGTAATAGAGGGGGATGTTTTTTGCAAGGAAAAAGTGCAGAGTATTGCAGTATATAAATTCGTTTATATTGCATAAAAATTCAATCTGAATTCTCGCTATTGAGGGCTTGACATGGAGCCTCTGCAACCATGATTCTTTTGCCAAGCGGCCAGCTGTAACAGATTTGGCAAACCCAAACAGGTTATCATGGCTACCCCTCCATGTAAAGCCCCTCTGCATAACCATTTGCATAAAAATTTTGCACATCTCTGCACTTTAATTTTGCAATAAACAGGGGGACCCAAAAGCGATCGCTTTTGGGAAATCCTATTACAAAACTTAGATAATCCTCCCAACCAGAAATTAAACATCAATTGGAAAGAATATACCTGAATGCTCTTCTACGATAAACGAACCTTGTTCAGTTATTTTTAAGGAGAAATGTAATTCCTCTTACCTCTTCGTGATTCACCTCATCTTCGCGCCCAAACGAATAAATCACTTTCGCTTTCACATAGTTGGCCTTTGGATCCTATTCGTTGTGAGCCAACTGGAGATACGCCACGGTCGTTCCCTCTTTGTTTTTGCGTATCACTCTTCGTATGTACATGCCCATAACGAAATTCAGCTGTTTTAAAAGTTAAAACAAACCAGTCGTATGCCTATGAAATTCGGCGTTTTTTCGAGGATCCACATCGCAAAATCCTTGATATAACAGCATTTTGGCCATTTTCATTTGCCTAAAACGGCCTCAAAACTGTCGAACTCCGGTTGATGGGTATGAGTAGAATGCTATTATTAATCGTTAAAATGAAAATTTAAAAGGATAGATACTGTGAACGAATCTATCCTTTTCAATAATTTACCTTACTATAGAATTTGAAAGCCTAAAACAGCTGGCTAAGTGGTATTTCATCATAATATTCCCTGAACTCATTTAGAGCTTCATCAATATACTTAATACCATTTAGGCTCATTATCTCACCTTTAATTGTTAATTTTGTGATTTGAATTTCAGGAGGGTATGAAGTAATTTTTTTTAGTTTCGCACTTGGAATATGATAAATAAAAACATTTCCGCCTACATGGACAGTACCAAAACCATAACCAATAATTACAGCGATGTTATTATTATCTATCCATATCGCATATTTGGGTATATTTTGGTCTTCGTCTGGTGAGATAATTTCTTCAATGTATCCATTTTGCAAATTGTATAAATATAAACTACCAAGGCATTCCCATTCTAAAGGATTTATATAGATAGCCATTTGATTATTAGGAGAAAATACTGGCTTAGAGGGAAATTCACTAGCAATTACCGTTTCTTTACCATGGGGATCAATTTGAATTAATTTATTTTCGATCTCATCGTATTTTAACTTATACACTACACCAAACTCCCTTCATTAATATCTCCATAATATAATATATTTTTCGACTCGGGATATGTATATATTATTTCTTCTATAACTGCTAATGGAATAAACTTAATCTT
Proteins encoded in this region:
- a CDS encoding N-6 DNA methylase produces the protein MNNEKALPFIYELTNQFDKKEMEKGLVIELLKLHTLFFAMENEKYGEKLTNIITREELKNRRGNVKETIQSLYRTLESIEPSLSGVFLNDTFKNIEETTLYKLVVLLERYGLTKTEYQNNEATTVFFETLIKELLASSKGYDFTPDGLSQLMIQALKPITGSVYDGTAGIANILVDAYRYAKGKGKDISVYGQEINEELYVIGKLNLFVNHILPEQGDMKLGDTIRDPKWLENGRLMQFDYIMMNFPFGLRDWGYEFAINDPYHRFELYDLPSKSQGDYSFILHALASLNQEGKAALIVPFGTLVRGAAERKIRSILLKDDVIESIVSLPNNLFSGTGIQVALLLLNKHKPSHKKGKVQFINAEGDYERTRTQKYLTSKHVQKIIETLEEYENKEKYSRIVTIDEIAENNWDLNPSLYFIHVELDTEFGKIVFNKKKYESEAEKLVQIGDIAEVIRGVNLPTRRQIESADGELFPVIQIRDIENGEIRFETIDEFPIQTRDVQRVTAQPGDILVSSRGTQQKIAIVPEYDGTILVSNMFIIIRLHSTKEVDPVYVKRFLESPIGQYFFEAHQSGSIATVLTPNDIRSIELPLLPIEQQQEMIRQLEEADELIRKAYEERKKKYFDAYQKFGIGAFIRPMTKQGE
- a CDS encoding DUF4652 domain-containing protein; this translates as MYKLKYDEIENKLIQIDPHGKETVIASEFPSKPVFSPNNQMAIYINPLEWECLGSLYLYNLQNGYIEEIISPDEDQNIPKYAIWIDNNNIAVIIGYGFGTVHVGGNVFIYHIPSAKLKKITSYPPEIQITKLTIKGEIMSLNGIKYIDEALNEFREYYDEIPLSQLF